Proteins encoded by one window of Salvia splendens isolate huo1 chromosome 5, SspV2, whole genome shotgun sequence:
- the LOC121802112 gene encoding type IV inositol polyphosphate 5-phosphatase 3-like isoform X1, whose translation MKLQKMRSHRQQQQVSWRRTVLRKWLNRSTSNSDYSADSDFSSDSDSDQEYCERPKESRFKHEKHDNVKFDTNTKECCDGPKESRFKNEIAKEQKIDANEALPRLRRRNSETFRAQYIKPKEIRICAATWNVGGLTPDDDLDLDGWLDIAEPADIYVIGFQEIIPLNAGNIFGAEDTRPVQKWKNIIRETLNRVSPMTRFKSYSDIPSPSRFQPTEDALVIDEEVALESDSDIEEAIYTVNEHTSGFDDGGTDFDCDDASFPEDPVHFDRAMEKESLQSSSSKRLDRLHCLKVNDSEENVEESNAQYTKILSKTLSGTEKIGLSWPEPPLHLLGQHILEKSNSFGSSKSFKTLKSFRTHSSFKSSTINERSMESELKALAEIDLDSLISRKRRPAYVRIVSKQMVGVFITVWVRRSLRRYIQNVNVSAVGVGVMGYIGNKGAVSVSMSVHQTVFCFVCTHLTAGEKEADAVKRNADVHEIHRRSRFNFCSAMGLPNRIYDHERIIWLGDLNYRINLPYERTRELISKKDWSKLLEQDQLARELKKGRAFDGWSEGSLSFAPTYKYELNSDTYIGEDPKAARRTPAWCDRVLSFGTGMRLVNYRRSEIKLSDHRPVTASYMVEVEVFSQKKLQRALTFTNAEVEEEDIVMDVGVNTGLHLPILEEDASYWER comes from the exons ATGAAGCTACAGAAAATGCGAAGCCACCGCCAGCAGCAGCAG GTGTCGTGGCGGCGCACGGTACTGCGCAAGTGGCTCAATAGATCGACCAGCAACTCCGATTACTCCGCTGACAGTGACTTCAGCTCAGACTCCGATTCTGATCAAG AATATTGTGAGAGACCAAAGGAATCCAGGTTCAAGCACGAAAAACATGATAATGTGAAGTTTGATACTAATACTAAAG AATGTTGTGATGGGCCCAAAGAGTCCAGGTTCAAGAATGAAATAGCTAAAGAACAGAAGATTGATGCTAATG AGGCTCTTCCAAGGTTAAGACGGCGAAATTCAGAGACATTCAGAGCTCAGTACATTAAGCCCAAGGAAATCAG GATATGTGCAGCCACTTGGAATGTTGGAGGACTTACTCCTGATGATGACCTCGATCTTGATGGTTGGTTGGATATTGCTGAGCCTGCTGATATTTATGTGATCGG GTTTCAGGAGATCATACCATTGAATGCCGGTAACATATTTGGAGCTGAAGATACCCGTCCtgtccaaaaatggaaaaacatcATTCGTGAAACTCTCAACCGAGTTTCACCAATGACTAGGTTCAAGAGCTATAGTGATATTCCTTCTCCATCTAGATTTCAGCCAACCGAGGATGCCTTAGTTATAGATGAAGAAGTTGCGCTTGAATCAGACAGTGATATTGAGGAGGCAATCTACACCGTGAATGAGCATACATCTGGTTTTGATGATGGAGGAACTGATTTTGATTGTGATGATGCCTCTTTCCCCGAGGACCCTGTTCACTTTGACAGGGCAATGGAAAAGGAGTCTCTGCAGTCGTCTTCCTCCAAAAGATTGGACAGATTGCACTGCTTAAAGGTCAATGATTCTGAGGAAAATGTTGAAGAGTCTAATGCTCAGTACACTAAGATATTATCCAAGACACTTAGTGGTACAGAAAAGATAGGCTTAAGCTGGCCAGAGCCACCACTTCATCTTCTAGGTCAGCATATTTTGGAGAAGTCTAATTCCTTCGGTTCTTCTAAATCCTTCAAGACTCTCAAATCTTTCCGGACACACAGCTCTTTCAAATCTAGTACGATAAATGAAAGGTCAATGGAGTCTGAATTGAAAGCACTGGCGGAAATCGACCTTGACTCCCTAATAAGCCGGAAAAGGAGGCCCGCCTATGTTAGAATAGTGAGCAAGCAAATGGTAGGAGTTTTTATTACAGTATGGGTGCGGAGGAGCTTGCGAAGATATATACAAAACGTTAACGTGTCTGCTGTTGGTGTTGGTGTCATGGGCTATATTGGCAACAAG GGAGCGGTATCAGTTAGTATGTCGGTGCATCAGACAGTCTTCTGTTTCGTTTGTACTCATCTAACAGCAGGAGAAAAAGAAGCAGATGCGGTCAAGAGAAATGCTGATGTGCATGAGATTCATAGACGAAGCCGCTTCAACTTTTGCTCTGCTATGGGACTTCCTAATAGGATATATGACCATGA GAGAATTATTTGGCTTGGTGACCTTAACTATCGAATCAACTTACCTTATGAACGAACGAGAGAGCTAATATCCAAGAAGGACTGGTCCAAGTTACTTGAGCAGGATCAG CTAGCGAGAGAGCTCAAGAAAGGCCGAGCATTTGATGGATGGTCGGAAGGTTCTCTGAGCTTCGCTCCAACTTACAAATACGAGTTAAATTCCGATACTTACATCGGTGAGGACCCAAAAGCTGCTAGAAGAACACCTGCCTG GTGTGACCGCGTCCTCTCCTTTGGGACGGGAATGAGGCTGGTGAACTACAGGAGATCCGAGATCAAACTGTCCGACCACCGCCCAGTGACTGCCTCGTACATGGTGGAAGTGGAAGTATTTTCTCAGAAGAAGTTGCAAAGAGCACTCACTTTCACTAACGCAGAAGTTGAAGAAGAGGATATTGTCATGGATGTGGGAGTTAACACTGGATTACATCTGCCAATACTAGAAGAG GACGCGTCGTATTGGGAGCGTTGA
- the LOC121802378 gene encoding butanoate--CoA ligase AAE1-like has translation MAKATLKCSANYVPLSPISFLERSAIVYRDRTSIVHGDINFTWKQTHERCRRLASALCRRGISRGDVVASLAPNIPETYELHFAVPMAGAILSTLNIRHDSAMVAVLLSHSQAKIIFVDYQFLDIANGALKVLSEKGSPLPSLILIPDPHDSVSRPKLGTEITEYEFLLAEGEAEFAVVRPDDECDPISLNYTSGTTSSPKGVVYSHRGAYLNSMAAILLNEMQSMPMYLWTVPMFHCNGWCLTWAVAAQGGTNVCIRNVTAKGIFDSIAKHRVTHMGGAPTVLNMIINALPSERRPLPGRVTVMTGAAPPPPRVLFEMEEQGFNITHAYGLTETYGPGTICTWQPEWDSLPLEARAKLKARQGVPHLGMEELDIKDPVTMQSVARDGNTVGEVMFRGNTVMNGYLNDAKATEEAFQGGWFHTGDLGVIHPDGYIELKDRSKDIIISGGENISTIEVESVIFSHPAVLEAAVVGRPDEHWGETPCAFLKLKEGHAATAQEIISYCRERLPHYMAPRTVVFEELPKTSTGKTQKFVLRAKAKAMGSLSKQSKL, from the exons ATGGCCAAAGCTACACTGAAATGTTCAGCAAATTATGTTCCACTTTCTCCCATTAGTTTCTTGGAGAGATCAGCCATTGTTTACAGAGACAGAACTTCTATTGTTCATGGAGATATCAACTTCACTTGGAAGCAGACCCACGAGAGGTGTCGCCGCCTCGCCTCCGCCCTTTGCCGCCGCGGAATATCCCGCGGCGATGTT GTTGCTTCCTTGGCTCCAAACATTCCAGAAACTTATGAGCTACATTTTGCTGTTCCAATGGCTGGAGCAATCCTCTCCACACTCAACATACGCCACGATTCCGCCATGGTGGCCGTGTTGCTCTCGCATTCACAAGCCAAGATCATATTCGTCGACTACCAGTTTCTCGACATTGCCAATGGCGCTCTCAAGGTCTTGTCCGAGAAGGGCTCCCCGTTGCCTTCTCTCATCTTGATTCCCGACCCTCATGATTCAGTTTCCCGGCCTAAGCTTGGGACGGAAATCACAGAATACGAGTTTTTACTGGCGGAGGGAGAGGCCGAGTTTGCAGTAGTAAGGCCGGATGATGAGTGTGACCCTATCTCCCTCAACTACACCTCTGGCACAACGTCGAGCCCCAAAGGCGTTGTTTATAGCCACAGAGGCGCGTATCTCAACTCCATGGCTGCGATTCTGCTTAACGAGATGCAGTCTATGCCCATGTATTTATGGACCGTGCCTATGTTCCATTGCAATGGATGGTGCCTGACTTGGGCTGTGGCGGCCCAAGGTGGCACCAACGTATGCATAAGGAATGTCACGGCGAAGGGGATATTCGATAGCATAGCCAAACATCGTGTCACACATATGGGAGGCGCTCCGACTGTCTTGAACATGATCATCAACGCGCTTCCTAGTGAGAGGAGGCCTCTCCCCGGGAGGGTGACCGTGATGACAGGTGCTGCACCACCGCCTCCTCGGGTGCTCTTTGAGATGGAGGAGCAAGGATTTAACATCACCCACGCATATGGTCTCACAGAAACGTATGGCCCGGGGACTATCTGCACTTGGCAGCCGGAGTGGGATTCCCTACCTCTTGAGGCTCGGGCGAAACTCAAGGCGCGCCAGGGAGTTCCGCATCTCGGGATGGAAGAGCTCGATATCAAGGACCCTGTTACTATGCAGAGTGTGGCTCGGGATGGGAACACGGTGGGTGAAGTCATGTTTAGAGGTAACACGGTGATGAATGGTTACTTGAACGACGCTAAGGCGACTGAAGAAGCGTTTCAAGGGGGGTGGTTTCATACTGGGGACTTGGGGGTGATTCATCCGGATGGATACATCGAGCTGAAGGATCGGTCGAAGGATATAATCATCTCCGGAGGGGAGAATATAAGCACGATAGAGGTGGAATCAGTGATCTTCAGCCATCCGGCCGTGCTTGAGGCTGCTGTCGTGGGGAGGCCGGATGAGCACTGGGGAGAGACGCCTTGCGCATTTTTGAAGCTCAAGGAGGGTCATGCTGCTACCGCGCAGGAGATCATCAGCTACTGCCGTGAGAGGCTGCCTCATTACATGGCTCCACGGACAGTGGTGTTCGAGGAATTGCCAAAGACTTCGACCGGGAAGACGCAGAAGTTTGTGCTCAGGGCCAAGGCCAAAGCTATGGGCAGCCTCTCTAAACAGAGCAAGCTGTAG
- the LOC121802112 gene encoding type IV inositol polyphosphate 5-phosphatase 3-like isoform X3 — translation MKLQKMRSHRQQQQVSWRRTVLRKWLNRSTSNSDYSADSDFSSDSDSDQEALPRLRRRNSETFRAQYIKPKEIRICAATWNVGGLTPDDDLDLDGWLDIAEPADIYVIGFQEIIPLNAGNIFGAEDTRPVQKWKNIIRETLNRVSPMTRFKSYSDIPSPSRFQPTEDALVIDEEVALESDSDIEEAIYTVNEHTSGFDDGGTDFDCDDASFPEDPVHFDRAMEKESLQSSSSKRLDRLHCLKVNDSEENVEESNAQYTKILSKTLSGTEKIGLSWPEPPLHLLGQHILEKSNSFGSSKSFKTLKSFRTHSSFKSSTINERSMESELKALAEIDLDSLISRKRRPAYVRIVSKQMVGVFITVWVRRSLRRYIQNVNVSAVGVGVMGYIGNKGAVSVSMSVHQTVFCFVCTHLTAGEKEADAVKRNADVHEIHRRSRFNFCSAMGLPNRIYDHERIIWLGDLNYRINLPYERTRELISKKDWSKLLEQDQLARELKKGRAFDGWSEGSLSFAPTYKYELNSDTYIGEDPKAARRTPAWCDRVLSFGTGMRLVNYRRSEIKLSDHRPVTASYMVEVEVFSQKKLQRALTFTNAEVEEEDIVMDVGVNTGLHLPILEEDASYWER, via the exons ATGAAGCTACAGAAAATGCGAAGCCACCGCCAGCAGCAGCAG GTGTCGTGGCGGCGCACGGTACTGCGCAAGTGGCTCAATAGATCGACCAGCAACTCCGATTACTCCGCTGACAGTGACTTCAGCTCAGACTCCGATTCTGATCAAG AGGCTCTTCCAAGGTTAAGACGGCGAAATTCAGAGACATTCAGAGCTCAGTACATTAAGCCCAAGGAAATCAG GATATGTGCAGCCACTTGGAATGTTGGAGGACTTACTCCTGATGATGACCTCGATCTTGATGGTTGGTTGGATATTGCTGAGCCTGCTGATATTTATGTGATCGG GTTTCAGGAGATCATACCATTGAATGCCGGTAACATATTTGGAGCTGAAGATACCCGTCCtgtccaaaaatggaaaaacatcATTCGTGAAACTCTCAACCGAGTTTCACCAATGACTAGGTTCAAGAGCTATAGTGATATTCCTTCTCCATCTAGATTTCAGCCAACCGAGGATGCCTTAGTTATAGATGAAGAAGTTGCGCTTGAATCAGACAGTGATATTGAGGAGGCAATCTACACCGTGAATGAGCATACATCTGGTTTTGATGATGGAGGAACTGATTTTGATTGTGATGATGCCTCTTTCCCCGAGGACCCTGTTCACTTTGACAGGGCAATGGAAAAGGAGTCTCTGCAGTCGTCTTCCTCCAAAAGATTGGACAGATTGCACTGCTTAAAGGTCAATGATTCTGAGGAAAATGTTGAAGAGTCTAATGCTCAGTACACTAAGATATTATCCAAGACACTTAGTGGTACAGAAAAGATAGGCTTAAGCTGGCCAGAGCCACCACTTCATCTTCTAGGTCAGCATATTTTGGAGAAGTCTAATTCCTTCGGTTCTTCTAAATCCTTCAAGACTCTCAAATCTTTCCGGACACACAGCTCTTTCAAATCTAGTACGATAAATGAAAGGTCAATGGAGTCTGAATTGAAAGCACTGGCGGAAATCGACCTTGACTCCCTAATAAGCCGGAAAAGGAGGCCCGCCTATGTTAGAATAGTGAGCAAGCAAATGGTAGGAGTTTTTATTACAGTATGGGTGCGGAGGAGCTTGCGAAGATATATACAAAACGTTAACGTGTCTGCTGTTGGTGTTGGTGTCATGGGCTATATTGGCAACAAG GGAGCGGTATCAGTTAGTATGTCGGTGCATCAGACAGTCTTCTGTTTCGTTTGTACTCATCTAACAGCAGGAGAAAAAGAAGCAGATGCGGTCAAGAGAAATGCTGATGTGCATGAGATTCATAGACGAAGCCGCTTCAACTTTTGCTCTGCTATGGGACTTCCTAATAGGATATATGACCATGA GAGAATTATTTGGCTTGGTGACCTTAACTATCGAATCAACTTACCTTATGAACGAACGAGAGAGCTAATATCCAAGAAGGACTGGTCCAAGTTACTTGAGCAGGATCAG CTAGCGAGAGAGCTCAAGAAAGGCCGAGCATTTGATGGATGGTCGGAAGGTTCTCTGAGCTTCGCTCCAACTTACAAATACGAGTTAAATTCCGATACTTACATCGGTGAGGACCCAAAAGCTGCTAGAAGAACACCTGCCTG GTGTGACCGCGTCCTCTCCTTTGGGACGGGAATGAGGCTGGTGAACTACAGGAGATCCGAGATCAAACTGTCCGACCACCGCCCAGTGACTGCCTCGTACATGGTGGAAGTGGAAGTATTTTCTCAGAAGAAGTTGCAAAGAGCACTCACTTTCACTAACGCAGAAGTTGAAGAAGAGGATATTGTCATGGATGTGGGAGTTAACACTGGATTACATCTGCCAATACTAGAAGAG GACGCGTCGTATTGGGAGCGTTGA
- the LOC121802112 gene encoding type IV inositol polyphosphate 5-phosphatase 3-like isoform X2: MKLQKMRSHRQQQQVSWRRTVLRKWLNRSTSNSDYSADSDFSSDSDSDQEYCERPKESRFKHEKHDNVKFDTNTKEALPRLRRRNSETFRAQYIKPKEIRICAATWNVGGLTPDDDLDLDGWLDIAEPADIYVIGFQEIIPLNAGNIFGAEDTRPVQKWKNIIRETLNRVSPMTRFKSYSDIPSPSRFQPTEDALVIDEEVALESDSDIEEAIYTVNEHTSGFDDGGTDFDCDDASFPEDPVHFDRAMEKESLQSSSSKRLDRLHCLKVNDSEENVEESNAQYTKILSKTLSGTEKIGLSWPEPPLHLLGQHILEKSNSFGSSKSFKTLKSFRTHSSFKSSTINERSMESELKALAEIDLDSLISRKRRPAYVRIVSKQMVGVFITVWVRRSLRRYIQNVNVSAVGVGVMGYIGNKGAVSVSMSVHQTVFCFVCTHLTAGEKEADAVKRNADVHEIHRRSRFNFCSAMGLPNRIYDHERIIWLGDLNYRINLPYERTRELISKKDWSKLLEQDQLARELKKGRAFDGWSEGSLSFAPTYKYELNSDTYIGEDPKAARRTPAWCDRVLSFGTGMRLVNYRRSEIKLSDHRPVTASYMVEVEVFSQKKLQRALTFTNAEVEEEDIVMDVGVNTGLHLPILEEDASYWER; the protein is encoded by the exons ATGAAGCTACAGAAAATGCGAAGCCACCGCCAGCAGCAGCAG GTGTCGTGGCGGCGCACGGTACTGCGCAAGTGGCTCAATAGATCGACCAGCAACTCCGATTACTCCGCTGACAGTGACTTCAGCTCAGACTCCGATTCTGATCAAG AATATTGTGAGAGACCAAAGGAATCCAGGTTCAAGCACGAAAAACATGATAATGTGAAGTTTGATACTAATACTAAAG AGGCTCTTCCAAGGTTAAGACGGCGAAATTCAGAGACATTCAGAGCTCAGTACATTAAGCCCAAGGAAATCAG GATATGTGCAGCCACTTGGAATGTTGGAGGACTTACTCCTGATGATGACCTCGATCTTGATGGTTGGTTGGATATTGCTGAGCCTGCTGATATTTATGTGATCGG GTTTCAGGAGATCATACCATTGAATGCCGGTAACATATTTGGAGCTGAAGATACCCGTCCtgtccaaaaatggaaaaacatcATTCGTGAAACTCTCAACCGAGTTTCACCAATGACTAGGTTCAAGAGCTATAGTGATATTCCTTCTCCATCTAGATTTCAGCCAACCGAGGATGCCTTAGTTATAGATGAAGAAGTTGCGCTTGAATCAGACAGTGATATTGAGGAGGCAATCTACACCGTGAATGAGCATACATCTGGTTTTGATGATGGAGGAACTGATTTTGATTGTGATGATGCCTCTTTCCCCGAGGACCCTGTTCACTTTGACAGGGCAATGGAAAAGGAGTCTCTGCAGTCGTCTTCCTCCAAAAGATTGGACAGATTGCACTGCTTAAAGGTCAATGATTCTGAGGAAAATGTTGAAGAGTCTAATGCTCAGTACACTAAGATATTATCCAAGACACTTAGTGGTACAGAAAAGATAGGCTTAAGCTGGCCAGAGCCACCACTTCATCTTCTAGGTCAGCATATTTTGGAGAAGTCTAATTCCTTCGGTTCTTCTAAATCCTTCAAGACTCTCAAATCTTTCCGGACACACAGCTCTTTCAAATCTAGTACGATAAATGAAAGGTCAATGGAGTCTGAATTGAAAGCACTGGCGGAAATCGACCTTGACTCCCTAATAAGCCGGAAAAGGAGGCCCGCCTATGTTAGAATAGTGAGCAAGCAAATGGTAGGAGTTTTTATTACAGTATGGGTGCGGAGGAGCTTGCGAAGATATATACAAAACGTTAACGTGTCTGCTGTTGGTGTTGGTGTCATGGGCTATATTGGCAACAAG GGAGCGGTATCAGTTAGTATGTCGGTGCATCAGACAGTCTTCTGTTTCGTTTGTACTCATCTAACAGCAGGAGAAAAAGAAGCAGATGCGGTCAAGAGAAATGCTGATGTGCATGAGATTCATAGACGAAGCCGCTTCAACTTTTGCTCTGCTATGGGACTTCCTAATAGGATATATGACCATGA GAGAATTATTTGGCTTGGTGACCTTAACTATCGAATCAACTTACCTTATGAACGAACGAGAGAGCTAATATCCAAGAAGGACTGGTCCAAGTTACTTGAGCAGGATCAG CTAGCGAGAGAGCTCAAGAAAGGCCGAGCATTTGATGGATGGTCGGAAGGTTCTCTGAGCTTCGCTCCAACTTACAAATACGAGTTAAATTCCGATACTTACATCGGTGAGGACCCAAAAGCTGCTAGAAGAACACCTGCCTG GTGTGACCGCGTCCTCTCCTTTGGGACGGGAATGAGGCTGGTGAACTACAGGAGATCCGAGATCAAACTGTCCGACCACCGCCCAGTGACTGCCTCGTACATGGTGGAAGTGGAAGTATTTTCTCAGAAGAAGTTGCAAAGAGCACTCACTTTCACTAACGCAGAAGTTGAAGAAGAGGATATTGTCATGGATGTGGGAGTTAACACTGGATTACATCTGCCAATACTAGAAGAG GACGCGTCGTATTGGGAGCGTTGA